A window of the Parvularcula bermudensis HTCC2503 genome harbors these coding sequences:
- a CDS encoding type I secretion system permease/ATPase, which produces MAEADDNKIPQSRSAASPKRSTESGLDAASAPSSAEREAPSEAPQVAGATDRPADDEKKAAPAKAAAAPSDPSDDLKPSEQIVRALRPYLTTALVFTTIVNLLFLVSPLYMLQVYDRVLTSGSIETLIVLSAIAVFLLLIYIAADGGRRRTFTRAGQLLGEKVDGLTLRRGLTNAQATNSETLTAVGHLAKIQGLLLQSTLAPILDLPFTLLFLAILFAINPILGSIGLGGAVLLLVLALVSDRISRKSVEDAQKRDQRAQNHLSHLVRQRAAIVSMGMSDRAIGRWQTLRRSAVDGNVESTGAATYLASSTRSLRQILQIAILGAGAALAVGGVETPGTIIAGSIIMGRALAPIDQTVALWRQVLLGRKSWQELKSWIDNSHDLPASFERDEVTAMPRPTPKLTLEEFAVGIPGAKQPLLPQVSVDFDRGEIIALLGPSGSGKTSLLQSLAGAWPAHHGTARLGGRDIATWDPRDRGRFIGYLPQHVELLSGTVFENISRFAPCDVDKVYSAAKTVGAHDMILTLAEGYDTMIGEGGIHLSAGQRQAVGLARAMFGDPALLLLDEPTAHLDAQLAANLMARFAQQARHPKTDRPLTAIIATHDVRLINAADKVMIIQNRQVAVMPREQYLRRVSDLRREHAAPKDAVGGTTGTAPARLSASPSEDLGQ; this is translated from the coding sequence ATGGCTGAGGCCGACGACAACAAAATTCCGCAATCACGGTCTGCTGCTTCGCCAAAAAGATCAACCGAGAGCGGGCTAGATGCCGCTTCGGCGCCGTCATCGGCTGAGCGCGAGGCCCCTTCCGAGGCCCCGCAAGTGGCGGGCGCCACGGACCGGCCTGCGGATGACGAGAAGAAGGCGGCCCCTGCCAAAGCAGCGGCCGCCCCCTCCGACCCCTCCGACGATCTCAAGCCCAGTGAGCAAATCGTCCGCGCCTTGCGTCCCTATCTGACAACAGCGCTGGTGTTCACGACCATCGTGAATTTGTTGTTCTTGGTGAGCCCGCTCTACATGCTCCAGGTCTATGACCGGGTGCTGACCTCTGGCTCGATCGAGACCCTGATCGTCCTGTCGGCGATCGCCGTCTTTCTTCTTCTCATCTATATTGCCGCCGATGGCGGGCGTCGCCGCACCTTCACCCGGGCCGGCCAGCTCCTGGGGGAAAAAGTCGATGGCTTGACGCTCAGACGAGGGCTGACAAACGCGCAAGCGACCAATTCAGAGACCCTGACGGCCGTTGGCCATTTGGCGAAAATTCAAGGGCTGTTGTTGCAAAGCACCCTCGCCCCGATTCTCGATCTGCCCTTCACGCTGTTGTTTCTGGCGATCCTCTTTGCGATCAATCCCATCCTTGGGTCGATTGGGCTTGGGGGGGCGGTTCTTCTGCTGGTTCTGGCGCTGGTGTCAGACCGGATCAGCCGCAAATCCGTCGAGGATGCGCAAAAGCGTGATCAGCGCGCGCAGAACCATCTCTCTCACCTCGTCCGTCAACGTGCGGCCATTGTTTCCATGGGGATGAGCGATCGGGCGATCGGTCGTTGGCAAACCCTGCGCCGCTCGGCGGTGGACGGCAATGTTGAGTCCACCGGGGCGGCGACCTACCTCGCCTCCTCCACCCGCTCTTTGCGGCAGATCCTTCAGATCGCCATTCTCGGCGCCGGGGCCGCCCTTGCGGTCGGTGGGGTCGAAACCCCAGGGACGATCATTGCAGGGTCGATCATTATGGGGCGGGCTCTTGCCCCGATCGATCAGACCGTCGCCCTCTGGCGGCAGGTCCTGCTCGGTCGCAAGTCGTGGCAGGAGCTCAAATCCTGGATCGATAACAGTCATGATCTGCCGGCGAGTTTCGAGCGCGACGAGGTCACGGCCATGCCGCGGCCGACGCCGAAACTGACCCTTGAAGAGTTCGCGGTCGGTATCCCGGGGGCGAAACAACCGCTCCTGCCGCAGGTTTCCGTCGATTTCGATCGCGGCGAAATCATCGCCCTTCTTGGGCCGTCGGGCTCCGGCAAAACCTCGCTGTTGCAATCCCTCGCCGGTGCCTGGCCGGCGCATCACGGCACCGCCCGGCTTGGCGGCCGCGACATCGCCACCTGGGATCCGCGCGATCGCGGGCGATTCATCGGCTATCTTCCGCAGCATGTCGAGCTGTTGAGCGGGACGGTCTTTGAAAACATTTCCCGGTTCGCGCCCTGCGATGTCGACAAAGTTTACAGCGCCGCCAAGACCGTAGGCGCCCATGATATGATCCTGACCCTGGCCGAGGGCTATGACACGATGATCGGCGAAGGGGGTATTCACCTGTCCGCGGGTCAACGCCAGGCGGTCGGGCTGGCGCGGGCGATGTTCGGCGATCCGGCCTTATTGCTCTTGGATGAGCCGACGGCGCATCTCGATGCCCAATTGGCCGCCAATCTCATGGCACGGTTTGCCCAGCAGGCGCGGCACCCCAAGACCGATCGTCCCCTCACGGCGATTATCGCGACCCATGATGTCAGGCTGATCAATGCCGCCGACAAGGTCATGATCATCCAGAACCGACAAGTCGCCGTCATGCCGCGCGAGCAATATTTGCGGCGGGTCTCAGATCTCCGTCGAGAGCATGCGGCGCCGAAAGACGCCGTCGGCGGCACGACCGGCACGGCCCCCGCGCGTCTGTCCGCCAGCCCGTCAGAGGATCTTGGTCAATGA
- a CDS encoding TonB-dependent receptor produces the protein MMGKSSLLATAGVVALTAAFAAAQEEDVVVVTATKREQTLQEVPVAVSVVQEDFLQQTQVEDITDLEDIVPSLRVSQLERSNNVTFIIRGFGNGGNNAGIEPSVAVYVDGVFRSRAGSSLGDFLNLERVEVLRGPQSTLFGKNATAGVVSFVTKKPSFEPEGVGEVTVGNFGSRIAKAYISGPITDNMAFSLAGNVNQREGYTDNLAGGADINDRDRFGLRGELLFEPTDRVEIRLQGDYDALDEICCTVFNAGETPLIGGTTITSGDVIRAIGGEKQEPGAFDYDVYYDTDSVNDIKNGGVAAITEVEVTPAVTLTSISAFRTSDQFISFEGDFTSAEILRDNTRDLSTETFTQELRFEGSHGIVDWLVGGFYFNEDLTEDTLITLGDDTRAFADVVAADTSVPGGPSFIDQVETAAGFDQGTLLAAGDGIRFRAEQDNTQYSFFAQADIAVTDRLTLTLGASYYNDEKEVSLQGVSDNPFGALDFTDPAIASDVTLRALVAGLQGLVDGNGNPRVASPAEVAAFQTANPLGFALVNSLVPASVGLAAVNPLLQLTTLQAGTIAPFVNLPNDIENNKTEDDDVPYTIRASYDLSNRTSVYASFATGFKASSWNLTPDSRPFSTDIAALDAAGLLPSTTRVARGQYAGTRFAGPEETKTFEAGLKTRWGWGSLNVAIFDQDVEGFQSQTFQGAGFVLTNAGSQSTFGVELESVIEPFEGLTINWAGTYLDAKFDQFENAPVPVTPETPDGVGDLSGERVPGVPEFSSYLGVRYGVPTGWGEVFARTGWRYESEVQVISNVPEDVASREVSVLDAGIGVIADNGFEALLWGKNLFEDEFYTSAFPTTFQPGAFSAYPNEPRTYGITLRKRF, from the coding sequence ATGATGGGAAAATCGAGTCTCTTGGCGACCGCCGGTGTTGTGGCCCTGACCGCGGCCTTTGCCGCCGCGCAGGAGGAGGATGTGGTGGTTGTCACCGCCACCAAGCGTGAGCAAACGCTGCAAGAAGTGCCGGTCGCGGTGTCTGTGGTGCAAGAGGATTTTCTGCAACAGACCCAGGTCGAGGATATTACCGACCTCGAAGACATCGTCCCCTCGCTGCGGGTGTCCCAGCTTGAACGCTCGAACAATGTGACCTTCATCATTCGCGGTTTCGGCAATGGCGGGAACAATGCCGGGATTGAGCCCTCCGTCGCCGTTTATGTCGATGGCGTGTTCCGGTCTCGCGCCGGTTCCTCCCTCGGGGATTTCCTCAATCTTGAACGCGTCGAAGTGCTCCGTGGTCCGCAATCCACCCTGTTTGGGAAAAACGCGACGGCGGGTGTCGTCAGCTTTGTGACGAAAAAGCCGAGCTTTGAGCCAGAGGGCGTCGGAGAGGTCACGGTCGGGAATTTCGGCTCTCGGATCGCCAAGGCCTATATCTCCGGCCCGATTACCGACAATATGGCCTTCTCCCTTGCGGGGAATGTCAATCAGCGTGAGGGCTATACGGATAATTTGGCCGGTGGCGCGGATATCAATGACCGCGACCGCTTTGGCCTCCGCGGCGAATTGCTCTTTGAACCGACAGACCGCGTCGAAATCCGCTTGCAGGGCGATTACGACGCCCTCGACGAGATTTGCTGTACGGTCTTCAATGCGGGAGAAACGCCTCTCATCGGCGGCACGACGATCACTTCAGGAGATGTGATCCGCGCGATCGGCGGCGAAAAGCAGGAGCCGGGGGCGTTCGACTACGATGTCTATTACGACACCGACTCCGTCAACGACATCAAGAATGGCGGGGTCGCCGCCATCACCGAGGTCGAGGTCACGCCGGCTGTTACCCTCACATCGATCTCCGCTTTCCGCACCAGCGATCAGTTCATCAGCTTTGAGGGCGATTTCACCTCCGCGGAAATACTTCGGGACAATACCCGCGACCTCTCTACCGAAACCTTCACCCAAGAGCTGCGGTTCGAAGGCAGCCACGGCATTGTCGATTGGCTTGTGGGCGGTTTCTATTTCAACGAGGATCTGACCGAGGACACGCTAATTACCCTCGGGGACGATACGCGGGCCTTTGCCGATGTGGTCGCGGCGGATACCTCCGTGCCCGGTGGCCCCAGTTTTATCGATCAGGTCGAGACGGCTGCGGGGTTCGATCAGGGCACGCTGCTTGCCGCGGGGGACGGTATTCGGTTCCGGGCGGAGCAGGACAATACGCAATATTCTTTCTTCGCGCAGGCGGACATTGCGGTCACCGATCGCCTTACGCTGACCCTGGGGGCCAGCTACTACAACGATGAGAAAGAGGTCAGCCTGCAGGGGGTTTCGGATAATCCCTTCGGGGCCCTCGACTTTACCGACCCCGCCATTGCCAGCGACGTCACCTTGCGGGCGCTGGTGGCGGGCCTTCAGGGCCTTGTCGATGGCAATGGAAATCCGCGGGTCGCAAGCCCGGCGGAGGTCGCCGCGTTCCAAACCGCCAACCCCCTTGGCTTTGCCCTGGTCAATTCCCTGGTGCCGGCCTCGGTGGGCCTGGCGGCGGTCAATCCCCTCCTCCAGTTGACGACGCTGCAGGCCGGGACCATCGCCCCCTTCGTCAATCTGCCGAACGACATTGAGAACAATAAGACCGAGGACGATGACGTCCCCTACACCATCCGGGCCTCCTACGATCTGTCAAACCGGACCAGCGTCTATGCGTCCTTTGCCACGGGCTTTAAGGCGAGTTCTTGGAACCTGACACCTGACAGCCGCCCCTTCTCCACCGATATTGCCGCTCTCGATGCCGCCGGGCTGTTGCCCTCCACCACCCGCGTTGCCCGCGGTCAGTATGCTGGGACGCGGTTTGCCGGGCCGGAAGAGACCAAAACCTTCGAGGCGGGGCTCAAGACCCGTTGGGGATGGGGCAGCCTCAATGTCGCGATTTTCGATCAGGACGTCGAAGGCTTTCAGTCGCAAACCTTCCAAGGGGCGGGCTTTGTCCTGACCAATGCGGGGTCGCAATCGACCTTCGGGGTCGAGCTCGAAAGCGTCATCGAACCCTTCGAAGGGCTCACCATCAATTGGGCGGGGACCTATCTCGATGCGAAGTTCGATCAGTTCGAGAATGCGCCGGTGCCGGTGACCCCTGAAACCCCCGATGGGGTTGGGGATCTGTCGGGGGAACGGGTGCCGGGTGTGCCGGAATTCTCCTCCTATCTCGGGGTGCGCTATGGTGTGCCCACCGGCTGGGGCGAGGTCTTCGCCCGGACCGGCTGGCGCTACGAAAGTGAAGTTCAGGTGATCTCGAACGTCCCCGAGGACGTCGCTTCGCGGGAGGTCAGTGTTCTCGATGCCGGGATCGGGGTGATCGCCGACAATGGATTCGAAGCTCTTCTGTGGGGCAAGAATTTGTTCGAGGATGAATTCTACACATCAGCTTTCCCGACAACATTCCAGCCTGGCGCCTTTTCGGCCTATCCGAATGAGCCGCGAACCTATGGGATCACCCTCAGAAAACGGTTCTGA
- a CDS encoding MBL fold metallo-hydrolase — protein sequence MRVRATILGCGSSGGVPRVGGADGRGDWGVCDPSNPKNRRRRCSLLVQRAHDTNGWEGELTTVLIDTSPDLREQLLGAAVNHLDGVFITHDHADQTHGIDDLRGLVYRNGKRVPVHFSDQTAPNLMQRFAYCFQSSAKTGYPAILDSHRIAPGAPVTVSGPSGDIVVEAALLDHGRVPAFGYKLSVPEQAQGGIAYSPDTNGVPDTAMALFTGVDVWVVDALRREPHPSHAHLAMALEWLVRADASRGVLTNLHIDLDYEELAAELPENVVPAYDGLCIEVPQQGD from the coding sequence GTGAGAGTGCGGGCGACGATCCTCGGATGCGGGTCCTCCGGCGGGGTACCCCGGGTGGGGGGGGCGGATGGCCGCGGCGATTGGGGGGTGTGCGACCCGTCGAACCCAAAGAACCGCCGGCGGCGATGCTCCTTGCTGGTGCAGCGCGCCCATGACACGAATGGCTGGGAAGGGGAGCTCACCACGGTTCTGATTGATACGAGCCCTGATTTGCGGGAGCAATTACTGGGCGCGGCCGTCAATCATCTGGATGGGGTGTTCATCACCCATGACCACGCGGACCAGACCCACGGAATCGATGATCTGCGCGGTCTTGTGTATCGGAACGGCAAGCGCGTTCCGGTCCATTTCAGCGATCAAACCGCGCCGAACCTGATGCAGCGATTTGCCTATTGTTTTCAATCGAGCGCCAAAACCGGCTATCCCGCTATTCTGGACAGTCACAGAATCGCGCCGGGCGCCCCCGTGACTGTCTCGGGGCCGAGTGGCGATATCGTTGTCGAAGCCGCTCTATTGGACCATGGCCGGGTGCCCGCCTTCGGCTATAAACTATCGGTGCCGGAGCAGGCCCAGGGCGGGATTGCCTATTCACCGGACACCAATGGGGTGCCGGACACGGCAATGGCGCTTTTCACCGGTGTCGATGTGTGGGTCGTCGATGCCTTGCGGCGCGAACCGCACCCCAGCCACGCCCATCTTGCCATGGCGCTTGAATGGCTCGTCCGCGCCGATGCGAGCCGCGGTGTCCTGACGAACCTTCATATCGATCTCGATTATGAGGAGCTGGCCGCCGAGCTGCCGGAGAATGTCGTGCCGGCTTATGACGGCTTGTGCATTGAGGTCCCGCAACAGGGAGACTGA
- a CDS encoding septal ring lytic transglycosylase RlpA family protein — protein MKILMGRRITLRTAFTLLSLLAMAACATGPGGGGGQSVGKTVVPNPHAKVGNPYFIKGVRYVPKVDPTYDRTGIASWYGPNFHGKLTANGELFDQDRLTAAHKTLPLPSLVKITNLENRRSVVVRLNDRGPYADDRIIDLSKKTAEVLGTREKGLARVRVEYLGPASLDDAIVRLGERENYAALRPPRGPVGRLASLLPIAATGEESSAEALNREALAAEKAPEMTPAPRFGSAPVRAVAAPRRGLADGGDELASSEAISPAPMEVSARHRPLPAFEPIAIVHSGERLTPPSALSSADAMPARAAEAAPTDQGVSMAAAARAHTALDVEAVGAEAVGAEAVGAEAVGIDVAATPAYYVQVGVYADAENAARASAAFQSIIPISLSADDDLHKLRLGPYDYAFAAEAALAEAKAHGFHDAHIVEALKVD, from the coding sequence GTGAAAATTCTTATGGGGCGTCGGATTACCCTCAGAACCGCGTTCACCTTGCTCTCGCTCCTGGCTATGGCCGCTTGCGCCACCGGCCCCGGGGGAGGGGGCGGTCAGAGCGTGGGGAAAACGGTTGTCCCCAACCCTCACGCCAAAGTGGGCAATCCCTACTTCATCAAAGGTGTCCGGTATGTGCCCAAGGTCGATCCGACCTATGACCGTACCGGTATCGCCTCTTGGTACGGACCGAATTTCCACGGGAAATTGACCGCCAATGGCGAGTTGTTCGATCAAGATCGGCTGACGGCGGCTCACAAGACCTTGCCGCTGCCTTCCCTGGTGAAAATCACCAATCTCGAAAATCGCCGGTCCGTGGTGGTGCGCTTGAACGACCGGGGCCCCTATGCCGACGATCGGATCATCGATCTGTCGAAGAAGACCGCCGAGGTTCTTGGTACGCGGGAGAAGGGCTTGGCGCGCGTGCGAGTTGAGTATCTCGGTCCCGCCAGTCTCGACGATGCCATTGTGCGCTTGGGCGAGCGAGAGAATTACGCCGCCTTGCGGCCGCCCCGCGGGCCGGTGGGGCGCCTTGCCAGCCTATTGCCCATCGCGGCTACAGGCGAGGAGTCCAGCGCCGAAGCCCTCAACAGAGAAGCTTTGGCGGCAGAAAAAGCCCCGGAAATGACCCCCGCGCCCCGATTTGGGTCGGCGCCGGTGAGGGCGGTTGCGGCCCCGCGCAGAGGTCTTGCCGATGGGGGAGACGAGCTGGCCTCGTCTGAAGCCATCAGCCCCGCGCCGATGGAGGTCAGTGCTCGGCATCGGCCTCTCCCGGCATTTGAGCCCATCGCCATCGTCCATTCAGGAGAGCGACTGACGCCACCGTCGGCCCTTTCCTCAGCAGACGCCATGCCGGCAAGGGCAGCGGAGGCTGCCCCGACCGACCAAGGAGTGTCGATGGCGGCAGCAGCGCGCGCACACACAGCGCTCGATGTCGAAGCCGTGGGAGCCGAAGCCGTGGGAGCCGAAGCCGTGGGGGCCGAAGCTGTCGGGATCGACGTCGCCGCCACCCCAGCCTATTACGTGCAGGTCGGGGTCTATGCGGACGCGGAAAATGCGGCCCGGGCCTCCGCCGCCTTTCAGTCGATCATCCCGATCAGCCTCTCCGCCGACGATGATCTCCATAAATTACGGTTGGGGCCCTATGATTATGCCTTTGCCGCCGAGGCCGCCCTCGCCGAAGCGAAAGCGCATGGTTTCCACGATGCCCACATTGTCGAGGCTCTTAAGGTCGATTAA
- a CDS encoding AAA family ATPase — protein MSASSALLVRPALIETVDTALGRGAMIGGWLLTGPPQIGKRLLADRLAAALLSGAKAIDAADPAIVGQIAEEAHPDYFLVTRRPDEKTGKLPRTILVNDIREMIARFYQTSVSGRRVVVIDAADEMNASAANALLKSLEEPPQGATLLLLASAPGRLLPTIRSRCRRLDLGPSPLGEIAQWLETHHAIPADEARAAAALSDGRPGRALHWASGEGREVRGLADSLIAAAATGRDLTATAGQFAARDAAEIRRDAELLVLDRLAGATRRLAVGERPDPPFDRLSDPQRALESYDRLVTLTSQGEALNADRGQTALAMAMTLRDALRGGHVHR, from the coding sequence ATGAGCGCGAGTTCAGCTCTTTTGGTGCGGCCGGCGCTGATCGAGACGGTCGATACGGCCCTTGGCCGGGGCGCGATGATTGGGGGCTGGTTGCTGACGGGGCCGCCGCAAATCGGCAAACGTCTCCTTGCCGATCGGCTCGCCGCCGCCCTTTTGTCCGGCGCAAAGGCGATCGACGCCGCCGATCCGGCGATTGTCGGTCAGATCGCCGAGGAGGCGCATCCTGACTACTTCCTCGTGACCCGACGGCCGGACGAAAAAACCGGCAAACTTCCCCGCACGATTCTCGTCAATGACATCCGGGAAATGATCGCCCGGTTTTACCAGACATCGGTCAGTGGACGTCGCGTCGTGGTCATCGATGCGGCCGATGAGATGAATGCCAGTGCCGCCAATGCGCTGCTCAAAAGCCTCGAAGAGCCGCCGCAGGGCGCGACGCTGCTGCTCCTGGCGTCGGCGCCAGGCCGGCTCTTGCCGACGATCAGGTCACGGTGCCGCCGTTTGGATCTCGGACCGAGCCCCTTAGGCGAGATCGCGCAATGGCTCGAGACCCATCACGCCATTCCCGCGGACGAGGCGCGCGCTGCCGCCGCCCTCAGCGATGGCCGCCCCGGCCGGGCCCTTCATTGGGCCAGCGGCGAGGGGCGCGAAGTGAGGGGACTTGCCGACTCGCTGATCGCCGCTGCCGCCACAGGGCGCGATCTGACGGCGACGGCGGGACAGTTCGCCGCACGGGACGCCGCCGAAATTCGCCGAGATGCCGAGTTGCTTGTTCTTGATCGTCTTGCCGGCGCGACGCGGCGCTTGGCCGTGGGGGAGAGACCTGACCCGCCCTTCGATCGGTTGAGCGATCCGCAAAGGGCGCTCGAAAGCTATGACCGTCTCGTGACCCTGACCTCGCAAGGGGAAGCGCTCAATGCGGATCGTGGGCAGACCGCTTTGGCGATGGCCATGACGTTAAGGGATGCGCTACGGGGGGGCCATGTTCATCGATAG
- a CDS encoding D-alanyl-D-alanine carboxypeptidase family protein, with product MSDLFLSILRLLCLASVVVGLTHGTVSAQSVTTDAPTALIMDGETGDVLFEKNARTPIPPASMSKLMTVAVALDMIATGELSADTPFSVSERAWRTGGSKMFVLVGTEIPLKELLKGIITVSGNDAAIVVAENIAGSDAAFADIMNRKAARWGLTGSHFANPHGIPDPEQRMTALDIAKLARHIWDSYPDYRYLFSLPEMTWSDITQRNRNPLLGLEGADGMKTGHTEEAGFGVVGSASRDGVRRYIVVAGLPTSEARASTARRLLDTAFNDYSTVTFFTDGDRVGEAEVFGGLSETVPLEVSTAIRMTRHVSAIRGASAKLLYESPVLAPVEEGDRLGVLQIALPGEPPQDYPIFAAERVRERGMASKMAIGLRTLFTPPDAEAQP from the coding sequence GTGAGCGACCTGTTCCTTTCTATTTTGCGACTTCTCTGCCTGGCATCGGTCGTCGTCGGTCTGACCCATGGGACCGTCTCGGCCCAATCGGTAACGACCGATGCACCGACCGCGCTGATCATGGATGGCGAGACCGGCGACGTCCTGTTCGAGAAGAACGCACGAACGCCGATCCCCCCCGCCTCGATGTCGAAATTGATGACGGTCGCGGTCGCCCTCGACATGATCGCTACCGGGGAGCTCAGTGCCGACACGCCCTTCAGCGTTTCGGAGCGCGCTTGGCGAACCGGGGGCTCGAAAATGTTCGTCCTGGTGGGCACCGAGATTCCCCTCAAAGAGCTGCTCAAGGGGATCATCACTGTGTCGGGGAATGACGCGGCGATCGTCGTCGCCGAGAACATTGCCGGCAGTGATGCGGCCTTCGCCGATATCATGAACCGGAAAGCGGCGCGGTGGGGCCTGACCGGGTCTCATTTTGCCAATCCCCATGGCATCCCCGATCCCGAACAGCGGATGACGGCGCTCGATATCGCCAAGCTCGCCCGCCATATTTGGGACAGCTATCCCGACTATCGATATCTATTCTCCCTGCCGGAAATGACGTGGTCTGATATCACGCAACGAAACCGTAATCCCCTCCTTGGTCTCGAAGGGGCGGACGGGATGAAGACGGGGCATACGGAAGAAGCCGGGTTCGGTGTGGTGGGAAGCGCCAGCCGTGACGGGGTCCGCCGATATATCGTTGTGGCGGGGTTGCCGACGAGTGAGGCGCGGGCCAGCACCGCGCGGCGCCTGCTCGATACCGCCTTCAATGACTACAGCACGGTGACCTTTTTCACCGACGGCGATCGCGTGGGCGAAGCTGAGGTGTTCGGCGGGCTGAGCGAGACCGTTCCCCTGGAGGTGAGCACGGCAATCCGGATGACCCGGCATGTCAGCGCCATAAGGGGGGCGAGCGCCAAATTGCTTTATGAATCGCCGGTACTGGCCCCGGTCGAGGAGGGGGACCGCCTCGGTGTTCTGCAAATCGCGCTGCCCGGCGAGCCGCCGCAGGACTATCCGATTTTTGCGGCCGAGCGGGTGCGGGAGCGGGGCATGGCCTCGAAAATGGCTATCGGCCTGCGCACCTTGTTCACGCCGCCCGACGCGGAGGCGCAGCCATGA
- a CDS encoding TatD family hydrolase codes for MFIDSHVNLHGDRYEEDLEGVLDRAREADVRGMLVISDHLAATPALKTIVAPRPWLWRSIGVHPHHAKDYADLTAERLISLATETDVIGIGECGLDFHYEYSDRDRQQAVFHAHIVAAQETGLPLIIHSREADDEMAATLEAAYAERPFPILLHCYTGGEDLARRALAMGGYVAFSGIVTFKKADEVREVAKMIPMDRLLIETDCPFLAPVPHRGRRNEPAYLPLVAAKLAEVKGIEPEILGEATTDNFFRLFSKAQRPS; via the coding sequence ATGTTCATCGATAGTCACGTCAATCTCCATGGCGACCGCTATGAGGAGGATCTCGAAGGGGTGCTCGACCGGGCGCGGGAGGCCGATGTCCGGGGTATGTTGGTCATTTCCGATCACTTGGCCGCAACCCCTGCGCTTAAGACCATTGTCGCCCCCCGGCCCTGGCTGTGGCGGAGCATCGGTGTGCATCCGCACCATGCCAAGGACTATGCGGATCTGACCGCCGAGCGGCTGATATCCCTCGCGACGGAGACGGATGTGATCGGCATCGGAGAATGCGGCCTCGATTTTCACTATGAATATTCCGACCGCGACCGTCAGCAGGCGGTCTTTCATGCCCATATCGTCGCGGCGCAGGAAACCGGTCTCCCCCTGATCATTCATTCTCGGGAGGCGGATGACGAGATGGCGGCGACCCTCGAGGCGGCCTATGCGGAGCGCCCCTTTCCGATTCTGCTGCATTGTTATACCGGCGGCGAAGACCTCGCCCGCCGGGCCCTCGCCATGGGGGGATATGTCGCTTTTTCGGGTATCGTGACCTTTAAGAAGGCTGATGAGGTGAGGGAGGTCGCGAAAATGATCCCGATGGATCGCCTGCTGATCGAAACCGATTGTCCCTTTCTCGCGCCCGTCCCTCATCGTGGTCGCCGGAACGAGCCCGCCTATCTGCCGCTGGTGGCCGCGAAGCTGGCCGAGGTGAAGGGCATCGAACCGGAGATCCTGGGCGAGGCCACGACCGACAATTTCTTTCGGCTGTTTTCCAAAGCCCAGCGGCCGTCGTGA
- the tmk gene encoding dTMP kinase, with protein MTLPGRFITFEGPEGAGKSTQIALLAERLRSAGEAVTMTREPGGTPGGEALRDVLLNPAATWSPLAEALLMNAARDAHMQTLILPALQRGETVLCDRFAASTLAYQGDGVAPETLAALEAAVVVRRPDLVLLLDLPVAEGLARAKARSTADRFEGRRLDYHEGVRARFLELAAKDPNMHCIDAAQPQDDVSAAILEVMRAHYPDWAALP; from the coding sequence ATGACTCTCCCCGGTCGCTTCATCACTTTTGAGGGGCCCGAGGGGGCCGGCAAGTCAACGCAGATCGCGCTTCTGGCCGAGCGGTTACGGTCGGCCGGAGAGGCGGTGACGATGACCCGTGAGCCAGGGGGCACCCCGGGGGGGGAAGCCTTGCGAGACGTGTTGCTCAACCCGGCGGCGACGTGGTCCCCTCTGGCCGAAGCCTTGTTGATGAATGCGGCGCGGGATGCGCATATGCAGACGCTCATCCTGCCCGCCCTCCAGCGAGGGGAGACCGTCCTATGTGACCGGTTTGCGGCCTCGACCCTGGCCTATCAGGGGGACGGGGTGGCGCCGGAGACCCTTGCCGCGCTCGAAGCGGCCGTCGTCGTCCGGCGTCCAGACCTCGTTCTGCTTCTCGACCTGCCTGTGGCCGAAGGTCTTGCGCGCGCGAAGGCGAGATCGACGGCCGATCGGTTCGAGGGGCGGCGCCTCGATTACCATGAGGGGGTGCGAGCCCGATTTCTCGAACTCGCGGCCAAGGACCCCAACATGCATTGTATCGACGCAGCGCAGCCCCAAGACGATGTCAGCGCAGCCATTCTTGAGGTGATGCGGGCGCATTATCCCGATTGGGCGGCCCTCCCATGA